From the Micromonospora sediminicola genome, one window contains:
- the hisN gene encoding histidinol-phosphatase, translating into MTGYADDLALAHLLADAADAVSTARFRALDLRVESKPDLTPVSDADTAVEREIRALLATHRPDDGLLGEEYGEQPAAGPDGRRWVVDPIDGTKNFVRGVPVWATLIALLEHDRPVLGLVSAPALGRRWWGAVGAGAFAGPGPAEATPIRVSGVTALADASVCYSSLTGWEQAGRLDAMLQLMRDTWRSRAYGDFYGYMLLAEGALEVMVEPELSLWDIAALVPIVTEAGGTFTDLAGRPAPAGADSGDISAIASNGALHDDILRRLGRPAER; encoded by the coding sequence ATGACCGGGTACGCCGACGACCTCGCCCTCGCCCACCTGCTCGCCGACGCCGCCGACGCCGTCTCCACGGCCCGGTTCCGCGCCCTCGACCTGCGGGTCGAGTCGAAGCCGGACCTGACCCCGGTCTCCGACGCGGACACCGCCGTGGAACGGGAGATCCGGGCCCTGCTGGCCACGCACCGACCGGACGACGGCCTGCTCGGCGAGGAGTACGGGGAGCAGCCCGCCGCCGGCCCGGACGGGCGGCGCTGGGTGGTCGACCCGATCGACGGGACGAAGAACTTCGTCCGGGGCGTACCCGTCTGGGCCACCCTGATCGCGTTGCTGGAGCACGACCGGCCGGTGCTCGGCCTGGTCTCCGCGCCGGCGCTCGGGCGGCGCTGGTGGGGCGCGGTCGGCGCGGGGGCGTTCGCCGGGCCCGGTCCGGCCGAGGCGACGCCGATCCGGGTCTCCGGCGTCACGGCGCTGGCCGACGCCAGCGTCTGCTACTCCTCGCTCACCGGATGGGAGCAGGCCGGTCGGCTGGACGCGATGCTCCAGCTCATGCGGGACACCTGGCGCAGCCGGGCGTACGGCGACTTCTACGGCTACATGCTGCTGGCCGAGGGCGCGCTGGAGGTGATGGTGGAGCCGGAGCTGTCGCTGTGGGACATCGCCGCGCTGGTGCCGATCGTCACCGAGGCCGGCGGCACGTTCACCGACCTGGCCGGGCGGCCCGCGCCGGCCGGCGCGGACTCCGGCGACATCAGCGCGATCGCCAGCAACGGCGCGCTGCACGACGACATCCTGCGCCGGCTCGGCCGGCCGGCCGAGCGCTGA
- the aroA gene encoding 3-phosphoshikimate 1-carboxyvinyltransferase: protein MGNLTATRPPQPWTAPTASDPVAATLRLPGSKSMTARALVLGALASGPSTLARPLRARDTELMAGGLRELGAHMSASDDDRWLVRPHPLVGPAHVDVGLAGTVMRFLPPVAGLAAGRVTFDGDPHARTRPLGPLIGALRTLGVRIDTPPTGSLPLVVLGAGRVTGGEVVIDASASSQLVSGLLLAAPRFDRGVVVRHQGPPVPSAPHLRMTVQMLRAAGAAVDDTTPDVWVVEPGPLTGRGWEIEPDLSGAAPFFAAALVTGGEVTLQGWPRSSLQPVEQLRELLHRMGGEVTLGTDGLTVRGTGTVRGLDADLSDVGELTPVLTALTLLADGPSRLTGIGHIRGHESDRVTALAKEFAGLGADVTETHDGLEIRPRPLRGGTFRTYADHRMAHAAAVAGLAVPGIEVDDVTCTSKTMPEFPALWSGMATGKN, encoded by the coding sequence GTGGGGAATCTGACCGCGACGCGTCCGCCGCAGCCGTGGACCGCGCCGACCGCGAGCGACCCGGTCGCCGCGACGCTGCGCCTGCCCGGCTCCAAGTCCATGACCGCCCGGGCCCTGGTGCTCGGCGCGCTGGCCAGCGGGCCGTCGACGCTCGCCCGGCCGCTGCGCGCCCGCGACACCGAGCTGATGGCCGGCGGCCTGCGCGAGCTGGGGGCCCACATGTCGGCCTCCGACGACGACCGCTGGCTGGTCCGGCCGCACCCGCTGGTCGGTCCGGCGCACGTCGACGTCGGGCTGGCCGGCACCGTGATGCGCTTCCTGCCGCCGGTGGCCGGGCTGGCCGCCGGGCGGGTCACGTTCGACGGCGACCCGCACGCGCGCACCCGTCCACTCGGCCCGCTGATCGGCGCGCTGCGCACGCTCGGCGTCCGCATCGACACCCCACCGACCGGCAGCCTGCCCCTGGTGGTCCTCGGCGCCGGCCGGGTGACCGGCGGCGAGGTCGTCATCGACGCCTCCGCGTCCAGTCAGCTGGTCTCCGGGCTGCTGCTGGCCGCCCCCCGCTTCGACCGGGGCGTGGTGGTCCGGCACCAGGGCCCGCCGGTGCCGTCCGCGCCGCACCTGCGGATGACCGTGCAGATGCTGCGGGCCGCCGGGGCGGCGGTGGACGACACCACGCCCGACGTCTGGGTGGTCGAGCCCGGCCCGCTCACCGGGCGCGGCTGGGAGATCGAGCCCGATCTCTCCGGCGCCGCGCCGTTCTTCGCCGCCGCGCTGGTCACCGGCGGTGAGGTCACGCTCCAGGGCTGGCCGCGCAGCAGCCTCCAGCCGGTCGAGCAGCTGCGCGAGCTGCTGCACCGGATGGGCGGCGAGGTCACGCTCGGCACCGACGGGCTGACCGTGCGGGGCACCGGCACGGTCCGGGGGCTGGACGCCGACCTCTCCGACGTGGGTGAGCTGACCCCGGTGCTGACCGCGCTCACCCTGCTGGCCGACGGCCCGTCCCGGCTGACCGGGATCGGTCACATCCGGGGCCACGAGAGCGACCGGGTCACCGCGCTGGCCAAGGAGTTCGCCGGGCTGGGCGCGGACGTCACCGAGACCCACGACGGCCTGGAGATCCGGCCCCGACCGCTGCGCGGCGGCACGTTCCGGACGTACGCCGACCACCGGATGGCGCACGCCGCGGCCGTGGCCGGCCTGGCCGTCCCCGGCATCGAGGTCGACGACGTGACGTGCACCTCGAAGACCATGCCGGAGTTCCCGGCACTATGGTCGGGGATGGCGACCGGCAAGAACTGA
- the rsgA gene encoding ribosome small subunit-dependent GTPase A, translated as MLPDAGPETPVVTAMRARELGRKSVVVGDRVGLVGDTSGASGALARIVRIAERRSVLRRTADDDETTAEGRLERVVVANADQLVIVSALADPPPRTGFIDRCLVAAYDADIEPLLCLTKADLAGPEAVLGYYTELELPYVLIRPESDLAELRALLAGRISVLVGHSGVGKSTLVNRLCPDAERAVGTVSAIGRGRHTSTSAVALRLPPPPDPAGDPGWIVDTPGVRSFGLAHVSAESLLHGFPDLVEATVDCPANCPHTADEADCALDAWVAAGKADPRRLASYRRLLASRSGEGDPREPERNPGDPLAGS; from the coding sequence GTGCTGCCCGACGCCGGTCCCGAAACCCCGGTCGTCACCGCCATGCGCGCCCGCGAGCTGGGACGCAAGTCGGTGGTGGTGGGCGACCGGGTGGGGCTGGTCGGCGACACCTCCGGCGCGTCCGGCGCGCTGGCCCGCATCGTCCGCATCGCCGAGCGCCGCTCCGTGCTGCGGCGCACCGCCGACGACGACGAGACCACCGCCGAGGGCCGGCTGGAGCGGGTGGTGGTGGCGAACGCCGACCAGTTGGTGATCGTCAGCGCGCTGGCCGACCCGCCGCCGCGCACCGGGTTCATCGACCGCTGCCTGGTGGCCGCGTACGACGCCGACATCGAGCCGCTGCTCTGCCTCACCAAGGCCGACCTGGCCGGCCCGGAGGCGGTGCTCGGCTACTACACCGAGCTGGAGCTGCCGTACGTGCTGATCCGCCCGGAGTCCGACCTCGCCGAGCTGCGGGCGCTGCTCGCCGGCCGGATCTCGGTGCTGGTGGGCCACTCCGGGGTGGGCAAGTCGACGCTGGTCAACCGTCTGTGCCCGGATGCGGAGCGGGCGGTCGGGACGGTCAGCGCGATCGGCCGCGGCCGGCACACCTCGACCAGCGCGGTGGCGTTGCGCCTGCCGCCGCCGCCCGATCCGGCCGGTGACCCGGGTTGGATCGTCGACACTCCCGGCGTCCGCAGCTTCGGGCTGGCGCACGTCTCGGCGGAGAGCCTGCTGCACGGCTTCCCCGACCTGGTCGAGGCGACCGTCGACTGCCCGGCCAACTGCCCGCACACCGCCGACGAGGCGGACTGCGCGTTGGACGCCTGGGTGGCCGCCGGCAAGGCGGACCCGCGCCGGCTGGCCTCGTACCGGCGGTTGCTGGCCTCGCGCAGCGGCGAGGGCGACCCGCGCGAGCCCGAGCGCAACCCGGGCGACCCGCTCGCCGGGTCCTGA